A single window of Oscillospiraceae bacterium DNA harbors:
- the spoIIIAC gene encoding stage III sporulation protein AC encodes MDIDLIFKIAAIGIIVAVLNQLLVRSGREDQAMMTTLAGLVVVLYMMVDVIANLFDTIKTVFSL; translated from the coding sequence ATGGATATAGATTTAATTTTTAAAATTGCCGCAATAGGAATAATCGTTGCTGTACTTAATCAACTTCTTGTAAGGTCGGGAAGAGAAGATCAGGCAATGATGACAACACTTGCAGGACTTGTTGTGGTTTTATATATGATGGTAGATGTTATAGCAAATCTTTTTGATACAATTAAAACAGTTTTTTCACTATGA
- a CDS encoding YitT family protein yields MKKEKYKEYLDIIFGSTLFSLSVTWFADPAGLVIGGVSGIGIIIKSLSDGLIPIFITNLVLNIPLFIISIKQRGFKFIYKSLISVLWMSLVLEGATFFKNPLDVSNDLFLTSLMAGVFSGVGLGLVLRATATSGGTDMLASIVKYVKPHLDISKLLLIIDALIIILGMSVFGVIHGIYAVLAVYISTKIINIFLDGAHFNRAAFILSEKYEQISKEIIAKLGRGNTGINVKGMYTKEDKKMIFVVVEPKESVILQNIVKDIDKKAFMVIFDVRRALGEGFYNFEDLDKKI; encoded by the coding sequence ATGAAAAAAGAAAAATATAAGGAATACCTTGATATTATATTTGGAAGCACCCTTTTTTCCCTGTCAGTCACCTGGTTTGCTGACCCTGCAGGACTTGTTATAGGCGGTGTATCAGGAATTGGCATTATAATAAAATCATTATCAGACGGACTGATACCCATTTTTATTACAAATTTAGTTCTTAATATTCCCCTGTTTATAATATCAATTAAACAAAGAGGCTTTAAATTTATATATAAATCCTTAATTTCAGTACTCTGGATGAGTTTAGTACTGGAAGGAGCAACTTTTTTTAAAAATCCTTTAGATGTATCAAATGATCTTTTTTTAACCTCACTTATGGCAGGTGTATTTTCAGGTGTAGGATTAGGTCTTGTTCTCCGTGCTACTGCCACATCCGGCGGAACCGATATGTTAGCATCAATAGTTAAATATGTAAAACCGCATCTTGATATATCAAAACTCCTTTTAATAATTGATGCTTTAATCATAATACTTGGAATGTCGGTATTCGGAGTTATACACGGAATTTATGCTGTTTTAGCAGTATATATCTCAACAAAAATTATAAATATATTTTTAGACGGAGCACATTTTAACCGTGCTGCTTTTATACTCTCGGAAAAATACGAGCAAATTTCCAAAGAAATCATAGCCAAACTAGGTCGTGGAAACACAGGAATTAATGTTAAGGGAATGTACACAAAAGAAGATAAAAAAATGATTTTTGTTGTTGTCGAACCTAAAGAAAGTGTTATTCTTCAAAATATAGTAAAAGATATTGATAAAAAAGCGTTTATGGTTATATTCGATGTAAGACGAGCTTTGGGTGAAGGTTTTTATAATTTTGAAGATTTGGATAAAAAAATTTAA
- a CDS encoding PrsW family intramembrane metalloprotease, translating to MDLNSKLLIIAALLPAIVLCVYVYKKDRVEKEPLIFLIQLFLLGVLCCGPAVILERAITGAIDNLFSLIHLKTNAYFCNSVDFYYFYNLLYYFVGVALVEEGLKWIVLRFFALRKGNLNCVFDGLIYAVFISLGFAALENVLYVTNHGWVNALTRAVLSVPGHMFFSVMMGYYFSRFVILKEANNVMNNLKNEGLVPENAKKFPDKNCEILSLVIPVLIHGTYNFSLSIGSTVVTVLFLLFIVFLYVISFKTISKMSKGDGYNETYVSKLIYKKFPDLKNT from the coding sequence ATGGATTTAAACAGTAAACTTCTTATCATAGCAGCACTTCTTCCGGCTATAGTGCTTTGCGTATATGTATATAAGAAAGACAGGGTTGAAAAAGAGCCATTAATATTTTTAATACAGTTATTTTTACTTGGCGTTTTATGTTGCGGACCTGCAGTTATTTTAGAACGTGCTATTACAGGTGCAATTGATAATTTGTTCAGTTTAATACATCTTAAAACAAACGCGTATTTTTGTAATAGTGTAGATTTTTACTATTTCTACAATCTTTTATATTATTTTGTAGGTGTTGCGTTAGTTGAGGAAGGTTTAAAATGGATTGTATTAAGATTTTTTGCACTAAGGAAAGGTAATCTTAACTGCGTTTTTGACGGACTTATTTATGCAGTATTTATTTCTTTGGGATTTGCTGCTCTTGAGAACGTTTTATACGTAACAAACCACGGATGGGTAAATGCGCTTACCCGTGCAGTTTTATCAGTACCCGGGCATATGTTCTTTTCGGTTATGATGGGATATTATTTTTCCCGTTTTGTTATACTAAAAGAAGCAAACAATGTTATGAATAACTTAAAAAATGAGGGATTAGTACCTGAAAACGCAAAAAAATTTCCTGACAAAAATTGTGAAATTTTAAGTCTTGTTATTCCTGTTTTAATTCATGGGACATATAATTTCTCTTTAAGCATAGGCTCAACTGTTGTTACAGTATTGTTTCTTTTGTTTATTGTGTTCTTATATGTGATTTCTTTTAAAACAATAAGCAAAATGTCAAAAGGCGACGGATATAATGAAACTTATGTTTCAAAACTAATTTATAAGAAATTCCCTGATTTAAAAAATACTTGA
- a CDS encoding nicotinamide mononucleotide transporter translates to MKKTLQKLKDIWNFFTLYEKIWFFSILILSVVFAFVFPEEDMNGINGKIFMALYLADIFLNILCELLISKQSKWNFIVSVFVEITEIVTLILLASRFATMAVTLFFWLPIDIISFINWHRHPDKQQEELTKVRKLSGTMAAIVISGIVLWTVVVGYFLSGLNILTDLFGGNELLENIVCYLDACASAVGIANGVFIFLRYREQWIAWYICTFLETAINILSGQWVLLVLKFGYLTNTTYGYIKWTNYIKNHKESELDGKKLSF, encoded by the coding sequence ATGAAAAAAACTTTACAAAAATTAAAAGATATATGGAACTTTTTTACACTTTATGAAAAGATATGGTTCTTTTCAATTTTAATATTATCGGTAGTATTTGCATTTGTATTTCCTGAAGAAGATATGAACGGTATTAACGGTAAAATCTTTATGGCATTGTATCTTGCTGATATCTTCTTAAACATACTTTGCGAACTTCTTATTTCAAAACAAAGTAAGTGGAATTTTATAGTATCGGTATTTGTTGAAATTACCGAAATTGTTACTTTAATACTTCTTGCAAGCAGATTTGCTACAATGGCAGTAACATTATTCTTCTGGCTTCCAATTGATATTATAAGTTTTATCAACTGGCACAGACATCCTGACAAACAGCAGGAAGAACTTACTAAAGTCAGAAAACTAAGCGGTACTATGGCAGCAATCGTAATATCAGGAATAGTTTTATGGACTGTAGTTGTAGGTTATTTCCTTTCAGGTCTTAATATTTTAACTGATCTATTCGGCGGAAACGAACTTTTAGAAAATATCGTATGTTATCTTGATGCTTGTGCATCTGCAGTCGGAATTGCAAACGGAGTATTTATTTTCTTAAGATACAGAGAACAGTGGATTGCCTGGTATATCTGCACATTTTTAGAAACTGCAATCAATATTCTTTCGGGACAATGGGTACTTTTAGTTCTTAAATTCGGTTATTTAACAAACACAACTTATGGTTATATTAAATGGACTAATTACATAAAAAATCATAAAGAATCAGAACTTGATGGTAAGAAACTTAGTTTCTAA
- a CDS encoding CocE/NonD family hydrolase produces the protein MELKYYGYNEYIKSGGCMLYTAVMLPSREGKFPTVIKRSPYVNSTVSMSDDKLLLSYMAENEKWLKRGYAVVLQHCRGRGKSSGECIPFINEREDGLSLHNYVRNQDFYNGELYLWGGSYCCEVHYATAPFADDIKGAVLRVRDTERYNFCYRNGFFKIGLFGDWFVTEMYKVRNGVTKNYTPKTFDTLPLKDFSKTVYRESVPEFDEMLKHPDKNDPFWNTHLGGCVERDALKNVKFPVLIETAFYDIFEGGVFDMWNSMSEEAKSICAFVVSAYDHPDNSYSSPIPFPKASRAEKFGA, from the coding sequence ATGGAACTTAAATATTATGGCTACAATGAATATATTAAAAGCGGTGGGTGTATGTTATACACTGCGGTTATGCTTCCGTCAAGGGAGGGTAAATTTCCTACAGTTATAAAGCGTAGCCCTTATGTGAATTCTACGGTATCTATGTCTGATGATAAACTTCTTCTTAGCTATATGGCAGAAAATGAAAAGTGGCTCAAAAGAGGATATGCTGTTGTATTACAACATTGTCGAGGACGGGGAAAAAGCAGCGGAGAATGCATTCCTTTTATTAACGAAAGGGAAGATGGCCTTAGTCTTCATAACTATGTAAGAAATCAGGATTTCTATAATGGTGAACTTTACCTTTGGGGCGGAAGTTATTGTTGCGAGGTGCACTATGCCACAGCACCATTTGCCGATGATATAAAGGGTGCAGTGCTCCGAGTTCGCGATACTGAAAGGTATAACTTCTGTTATAGAAACGGGTTTTTCAAAATCGGGCTTTTTGGTGACTGGTTTGTTACTGAAATGTATAAGGTGCGTAATGGAGTAACTAAAAACTATACTCCGAAAACTTTTGACACTCTTCCTTTAAAAGATTTTTCTAAAACGGTTTATAGAGAAAGTGTGCCAGAATTTGATGAAATGCTAAAGCATCCTGATAAAAATGATCCTTTCTGGAATACACATCTTGGCGGTTGCGTAGAACGCGATGCACTTAAAAATGTAAAATTTCCTGTTCTTATTGAAACCGCATTCTATGATATTTTTGAGGGTGGAGTTTTCGATATGTGGAATTCAATGTCCGAAGAAGCAAAAAGTATATGTGCATTTGTGGTATCAGCATATGACCATCCGGATAATTCGTATTCCAGTCCTATACCTTTTCCAAAGGCAAGCAGGGCAGAGAAATTCGGTGCGTAA
- a CDS encoding redox-sensing transcriptional repressor Rex encodes MNKKKKVSEAVIKRLPRYYRYLGDLLNDGVSRISSKDLSELMGITASQIRQDLNCFGGFGQQGYGYNVPYLYEEIGDILGTDRENSVIILGAGNLGKAIANYTNFKRRGFSIKAIFDNNKEIIGTKINSIDVVDIDTLEEFLKNNEIDIVVFALPAVGIKNVLDIIVKSNIKGIWNFSYLDVKVPKHISMVNVHLSDSLMTLSYKIKENHTK; translated from the coding sequence ATGAATAAGAAAAAGAAGGTTTCTGAGGCAGTTATAAAAAGGCTTCCGAGATATTACAGATATTTAGGGGACCTTTTAAATGACGGAGTATCAAGAATTTCTTCCAAAGATTTAAGCGAACTGATGGGCATTACAGCGTCGCAAATAAGGCAGGACCTTAACTGTTTCGGTGGTTTCGGTCAGCAGGGATACGGTTATAACGTTCCTTATCTTTATGAGGAAATAGGCGATATTTTAGGTACTGACAGAGAAAATTCGGTTATAATTTTAGGAGCAGGCAATTTGGGAAAAGCAATCGCCAATTATACAAATTTTAAAAGGCGAGGATTTTCTATAAAAGCAATATTTGATAATAATAAAGAAATTATCGGTACAAAAATTAATTCCATTGATGTCGTTGATATTGACACATTGGAAGAATTTTTAAAGAACAATGAAATTGATATTGTTGTATTCGCTCTTCCCGCTGTTGGAATTAAGAATGTGCTTGATATCATTGTTAAATCAAATATTAAAGGCATCTGGAATTTTTCATACCTTGATGTAAAAGTTCCAAAACACATTTCTATGGTAAATGTTCATTTATCTGACAGTTTGATGACACTGTCGTATAAAATAAAAGAAAATCACACAAAATAA
- a CDS encoding SpoIIIAH-like family protein — MMVVKKKQIVTVAMALILVVAGYINYVYIDKESENQPVAKNIEDSVENYGEAQFVSAPDNAKEDYFNLSKTNKDKARSEAIALIKEVSENENADYEAKKTAQTEMLKIAKNIEKEGNIENILMNKGFKNVSAFINDERVTISVLTDGLEPSDVAKIRDVVINETGIGADKISINEIK, encoded by the coding sequence ATGATGGTAGTAAAAAAGAAACAAATAGTAACAGTTGCTATGGCACTTATTCTTGTTGTGGCAGGGTACATAAATTATGTGTATATAGATAAGGAAAGTGAAAATCAGCCGGTTGCAAAGAATATTGAAGATAGTGTTGAAAATTATGGGGAAGCGCAGTTTGTGAGTGCTCCTGATAATGCAAAAGAGGATTACTTTAACTTATCAAAAACCAATAAGGATAAAGCACGAAGTGAAGCAATAGCACTTATAAAAGAAGTTTCAGAAAATGAAAATGCAGATTATGAGGCTAAAAAAACTGCCCAGACCGAGATGTTAAAAATTGCAAAGAATATTGAAAAAGAGGGCAATATTGAAAATATTCTTATGAATAAAGGTTTTAAAAACGTAAGTGCATTTATTAATGATGAAAGAGTAACTATATCAGTGCTTACAGACGGACTTGAACCGTCAGATGTTGCAAAAATAAGAGATGTTGTAATTAACGAAACGGGAATAGGTGCAGATAAAATAAGTATCAATGAAATAAAATAA
- the thrS gene encoding threonine--tRNA ligase: protein MRGCYKMSEMNELQILRHSASHVLAQAVKRLFPDVKLAIGPAVDNGFYYDFDSEIPFTQDVLSQIEAEMKKIVKENLKIERFELPREEALELMKDEPYKIELINDLPSDAVISFYKQGEFTDLCAGPHVAYTSKVKAYKLLSSTGAYWRGSEKNKMLQRIYGTAFATKDELNAHLTQLEEAKKRDHNKLGRELELFTTSDLIGQGLPILLPKGAKIIQTLQRFVEDTEAEKGWLLTKTPYMAKSDLYKLSGHWDHYQDGMFIMGDPEDKEVFALRPMTCPFQYQAYLNKQRSYRDLPLRYNETSTLFRNEASGEMHGLIRVRQFTISEGHLMCTPEQLEDEFKGCLELAIYMLKTLGLYEDVSYRFSKWDPEDREKYIGTEEQWDEAQGIMEKILNHLEIPYKEGIGEAAFYGPKLDIQIKNVHGKEDTLITIQIDQMLAEKFGMEYVDSDGTKKNPYIIHRTSIGCYERTLALLIEKYAGAFPTWLAPTQVKILPIADAHHEYAKKIGQMFKNAGIRVEVDTRNEKIGYKIREAQLEKVPYMLVIGDKEAAEEKVAVRSRKEGDKGALPATDFLKDILVEIANKTI, encoded by the coding sequence ATGAGAGGATGTTATAAAATGAGTGAAATGAATGAACTTCAGATTTTAAGGCACAGTGCGTCTCACGTACTTGCACAAGCAGTTAAAAGACTCTTTCCTGATGTTAAACTTGCAATAGGTCCTGCAGTTGATAACGGATTTTATTACGATTTTGACAGTGAAATACCTTTTACACAAGATGTGCTTTCTCAAATTGAAGCGGAAATGAAAAAAATAGTTAAAGAAAATTTAAAGATTGAAAGATTTGAACTTCCAAGAGAAGAAGCATTAGAGCTTATGAAGGATGAGCCTTATAAAATTGAACTTATAAACGACCTACCTTCTGATGCTGTTATTTCTTTTTATAAGCAAGGCGAGTTTACCGACCTTTGTGCAGGCCCTCACGTTGCTTACACAAGTAAAGTAAAAGCATACAAACTTTTAAGTTCAACAGGTGCGTACTGGAGAGGCAGTGAAAAAAATAAAATGCTTCAAAGAATTTACGGTACAGCATTTGCTACAAAAGATGAACTTAATGCTCATCTGACTCAGCTTGAAGAAGCAAAGAAAAGAGATCATAATAAATTGGGAAGAGAATTAGAACTCTTTACAACGTCTGATTTAATCGGTCAGGGACTTCCTATACTTCTTCCAAAAGGTGCCAAGATAATTCAGACTCTTCAAAGATTTGTGGAAGATACTGAAGCCGAAAAAGGTTGGTTGCTTACCAAAACACCTTATATGGCAAAAAGTGATTTATATAAACTTTCAGGTCACTGGGATCACTATCAGGACGGAATGTTTATTATGGGCGATCCTGAGGATAAGGAAGTTTTTGCTCTTCGTCCTATGACTTGTCCGTTCCAGTATCAGGCATATCTTAACAAGCAACGTTCTTACAGGGATTTACCTTTAAGATATAACGAAACTTCAACTCTTTTTAGAAATGAAGCGTCAGGCGAAATGCACGGTCTTATAAGAGTTCGTCAGTTTACCATATCCGAAGGTCATTTAATGTGTACTCCTGAACAGTTGGAAGATGAATTTAAAGGTTGCCTTGAACTTGCAATATATATGCTTAAAACACTTGGACTTTATGAAGATGTTTCTTACAGATTTTCTAAGTGGGACCCTGAAGACAGAGAAAAATATATAGGAACCGAAGAACAATGGGATGAAGCGCAGGGTATAATGGAAAAAATCTTAAATCACCTTGAAATTCCATATAAAGAAGGAATTGGCGAAGCGGCATTTTACGGTCCTAAACTTGATATTCAGATTAAGAATGTTCATGGTAAAGAAGATACATTAATTACAATTCAGATTGACCAGATGTTAGCAGAAAAATTTGGTATGGAATATGTTGATTCTGACGGCACAAAGAAAAACCCTTATATTATTCATAGAACATCAATCGGATGTTATGAAAGAACGTTAGCACTTCTTATTGAAAAATATGCAGGGGCATTTCCAACATGGCTTGCACCGACACAGGTTAAAATTCTTCCTATTGCAGATGCTCATCACGAGTATGCGAAAAAAATCGGGCAGATGTTTAAAAATGCCGGTATAAGAGTTGAGGTTGATACCCGTAACGAAAAAATCGGCTATAAGATAAGAGAAGCACAACTTGAAAAAGTTCCTTATATGTTAGTTATAGGGGATAAAGAAGCAGCAGAAGAAAAAGTTGCCGTTCGTTCAAGAAAAGAAGGGGACAAAGGTGCTTTACCTGCAACTGATTTCTTAAAGGATATCTTAGTTGAAATAGCAAATAAAACAATATAA